The Manihot esculenta cultivar AM560-2 chromosome 11, M.esculenta_v8, whole genome shotgun sequence genome includes a region encoding these proteins:
- the LOC110627015 gene encoding peroxisomal (S)-2-hydroxy-acid oxidase GLO4, with translation MGSEPVNVNEFQELAKQALPKMYYDYYAGGAEEQHTLKENVEAFRRIRFRPRILVDVSQIDMSTTLLGYRISAPIMLAPTAYHKLANPEGECATARAAAACNTIMILSYMSSCTVEEVASSCDAIRFFQLYMYKRRDISAQLVQRAERNGYKAIVLTVDAPRLGRREADIKNKMALPQLKNFEGLMSTEVSSDEGSKLELFAKETFDPSLSWKDIGWLKSITNLPILIKGVLTREDAIKAVEVGVAGIVVSNHGARQLDYSPASITVLEEVVHAVGGKIPVLFDGGVRRGTDVFKALALGAQAVLVGRPVVFGLAAKGEYGVKRVIEMLKDELELTMALSGCPSLKDITRSHVRTERERFQSML, from the exons ATGGGGAGTGAACCAGTGAATGTGAATGAATTTCAAGAGTTGGCTAAGCAAGCCCTTCCAAAAATGTATTATGATTACTATGCTGGAGGAGCTGAGGAACAGCACACACTGAAGGAGAATGTGGAAGCATTTCGTAGGATCAG GTTTCGACCTAGAATTCTAGTAGATGTGAGTCAAATAGACATGTCAACTACTTTATTGGGTTACAGAATCTCTGCACCCATTATGCTTGCTCCAACTGCTTATCATAAGCTTGCAAACCCTGAAG GTGAGTGTGCCACAGCACGAGCTGCAGCCGCATGTAACACAATTATG ATTTTATCATACATGTCTTCCTGCACTGTGGAGGAAGTTGCTTCCAGCTGTGATGCCATTCGCTTCTTTCAATTATAT ATGTACAAGAGACGAGATATATCAGCACAGCTGGTGCAGAGAGCTGAAAGAAATGGATACAAGGCAATTGTCCTCACCGTTGATGCTCCAAGACTTGGCCGAAGGGAGGCAGACATTAagaacaa GATGGCTCTACCACAGTTGAAGAATTTTGAAGGTCTCATGTCAACTGAAGTTTCCTCT GATGAAGGTTCAAAGCTTGAACTTTTTGCCAAAGAGACTTTTGATCCTTCATTGTCATGGAAG GACATAGGCTGGTTAAAATCCATTACGAACTTGCCAATTCTTATTAAGGGTGTACTTACTCGAGAAGATG CAATAAAGGCTGTGGAAGTAGGTGTTGCTGGGATTGTTGTCTCTAATCATGGAGCTCGGCAGCTAGATTATAGTCCAGCCAGTATCACTGTTCTGGAGGAG GTGGTTCATGCTGTTGGAGGGAAAATTCCCGTACTATTTGATGGAGGAGTACGGCGGGGAACAGATGTTTTCAAGGCCTTAGCCCTTGGTGCACAAGCTGTTCTT GTTGGAAGGCCAGTTGTATTTGGACTGGCAGCAAAAGGAGAATATGGAGTGAAACGGGTCATTGAAATGCTGAAGGATGAGCTGGAGCTAACCATGGCCCTTTCTGGCTGTCCTAGTTTGAAAGATATTACAAGGAGTCATGTGAGAACTGAGAGAGAGAGATTCCAATCCATGCTTTAA
- the LOC110625860 gene encoding peroxisomal (S)-2-hydroxy-acid oxidase GLO4 isoform X1, whose product MAAEPVNLNEFQIMAKKVLPKMYYDFYTGGAEDQYTLKENVEAFQRITFRPRVLVDVSRIELSTTILGHTISSPIMIAPTSMHKLAHPEGEIATATAAAACNTIMVLSFSATCSLEEVAASCNAVRFFQLYVYKRRSIAANLVQRAERNGYKAIILTVDCPRLGRREADIKNNMIVPQLKNLEGLLSTQVVSVSTIIEDKGSSLEAYANETFDASLCWKDVGWLKSITKLPIVVKGILTREDAMKAIEVGVEGIIVSNHGARQLDFTPATISALEEVVDAVKGKVPVLLDGGVRRGTDVFKALALGAQGVFVGRPAIYGLAVKGGQGVRQVIEMLKNELELTMALSGCPSLKDISRSHVRTERERLQSML is encoded by the exons ATGGCAGCTGAACCAGTTAACTTGAATGAATTCCAAATTATGGCTAAGAAAGTCCTGCCAAAAATGTACTATGACTTCTACACTGGAGGAGCAGAGGACCAGTATACACTGAAAGAGAATGTGGAAGCTTTTCAAAGAATCAC GTTTCGGCCTAGAGTTCTTGTGGATGTTAGCAGAATTGAATTGTCTACTACTATACTTGGTCACACTATATCATCACCTATAATGATAGCTCCAACCTCTATGCATAAGCTAGCTCACCCTGAAG gagAAATTGCTACTGCCACAGCAGCAGCTGCATGTAACACCATAATG GTTTTATCCTTCTCTGCTACATGCAGTCTGGAAGAGGTTGCTGCAAGCTGCAATGCTGTTCGGTTCTTTCAATTATAT GTGTATAAGAGACGCAGTATAGCTGCCAACTTAGTGCAGAGAGCTGAAAGGAATGGATACAAAGCTATTATCCTCACAGTTGATTGTCCGAGACTCGGTCGAAGAGAAGCAGACATAAAGAACAA CATGATTGTACCTCAGCTGAAGAATTTGGAGGGTCTTTTATCAACTCAAGTTGTATCTGTGAGTACAATAATTGAA gacaAAGGTTCTAGCTTAGAAGCTTATGCGAATGAAACCTTTGATGCTTCTTTATGTTGGAAG GATGTAGGATGGTTAAAATCTATTACAAAATTGCCAATTGTGGTCAAGGGGATACTGACTCGTGAAGATG CCATGAAGGCCATAGAAGTAGGCGTCGAGGGAATTATTGTGTCCAATCATGGAGCTCGGCAGCTAGATTTTACTCCTGCCACTATTTCTGCACTGGAAGAG GTTGTTGATGCTGTTAAAGGGAAAGTTCCGGTCCTCCTTGACGGAGGAGTACGCCGGGGAACAGATGTTTTCAAGGCATTGGCACTCGGTGCACAAGGAGTCTTT GTTGGCAGGCCTGCTATCTACGGGCTGGCAGTGAAGGGAGGACAAGGAGTGAGACAGGTGATTGAAATGCTAAAGAATGAGCTTGAGCTCACCATGGCCCTTTCTGGCTGTCCTAGTCTCAAAGATATTAGCAGGAGCCATGTAAGGACTGAGCGTGAGAGGCTCCAATCGATGCTCTAG
- the LOC110626161 gene encoding zinc finger CCCH domain-containing protein 62, which produces MANFEQQKPQHHRDLEEEEEEDYSEGGGSDAEYDSDMDPSYSVLEESTRCKLAKLSIKKKSNFRNGKNLDMDVDVEVGPEEAEMNVGEIDEKSFEQVQEIIGVGKLEKLKVEQCKVYLRKNGLRLTGKKDILIQRIREHQEILNEGGEKKYPASSFVLDCKGDACMGDVVMFEQNVYELYNIASRSASGPPCGTRIVAGRIVKESYGAAKQQHTFTIEVLWSKGEKPLPPLHPLLIKGRNLYKLKTLRQRWENEEERRKILIEKHSRGSLARHARETRIQEKERRKVLRENRTLTKEDRNRRQSQISSTLKANQEIRGRQSGSSINLQKAAPEPQVSGLSVDSRKMTIQSHGTMESRPLQPVVQPQKSRSSIDMLKMVGRPHWLGIQHQRSDTLADSFKQSNQPPQWSGFSVETEKQPFQPKLQTYRRENGNSHGVPHNLVDHIGTREVAQHNIEKVGSWFSNFYMNDDHHIFSKQPNKIGINRLSETHHQRQPLTSTHHHRAMYLVNKHGYQQEQLCKFYAQGRCYYGENCKFLHDPR; this is translated from the exons ATGGCAAACTTTGagcaacaaaaaccccaacatCACCGAGACCttgaagaggaggaggaagaagattACAGTGAAGGTGGAGGGTCCGATGCAGAGTATGATTCGGATATGGATCCAAGTTATAGCGTTCTTGAGGAGAGCACTCGATGCAAACTCGCTAAACTCTCTATCAAGAAGAAATCAAACTTTCG CAATGGCAAAAATTTGGACATGGATGTCGATGTCGAGGTAGGCCCAGAAGAGGCGGAGATGAATGTGGGAGaaattgatgagaaaagttttgaACAAGTTCAAGAGATCATAGGTG TTGGGAAGCTAGAGAAGCTGAAGGTGGAGCAGTGTAAAGTATATTTGAGGAAGAATGGATTGAGATTGACTGGCAAAAAGGACATACTTATTCAGCGCATAAGGGAGCATCAAGA GATTTTGAATGAAGGAGGTGAAAAAAAGTATCCCGCATCTAGCTTTGTTTTGGATTGTAAAG GTGATGCATGTATGGGCGATGTTGTCATGTTTGAGCAGAATGTTTATGAACT GTACAATATAGCATCACGTAGTGCCAGTGGTCCTCCTTGTGGCACAAGGATAGTTGCTGGTCGAATAGTGAAGGAAAGCTATGGTGCTGCAAAGCAACAGCATACCTTTACG ATAGAGGTCctttggagcaaaggagagaagCCGCTCCCTCCACTTCATCCTCTCCTAATAAAGGGTCGCAATTTATACAAACTGAAGACTTTGAGACAG AGATGGGAAAACGAAGAGGAGAGACGTAAAATTTTGATTGAAAAGCACTCTAGGGGCTCTCTGGCTAGGCATGCTAGAGAAACCCGTATccaggaaaaggaaagaaggaaAGTTCTCAGGGAAAATAG GACTTTGACAAAGGAGGACAGAAACAGGAGGCAGTCTCAAATAAGTTCAACCTTAAAAGCAAATCAGGAAATTCGGGGTCGACAATCAGGTTCATCTATTAACTTACAAAAAGCTGCTCCTGAACCTCAAGTGTCAGGTTTATCTGTTGATTCTAGGAAGATGACAATTCAATCGCACGGCACAATGGAAAGTAGGCCTTTGCAGCCTGTAGTTCAACCTCAGAAATCAAGATCATCCATTGATATGTTAAAGATGGTTGGCAGGCCTCACTGGCTAGGAATCCAACATCAACGGTCAGATACATTGGCTGATTCTTTTAAACAATCAAATCAACCTCCTCAATGGTCAGGTTTTTCTGTTGAAACTGAGAAACAGCCATTTCAACCCAAACTGCAAACATACCGAAGGGAGAATGGTAATTCCCACGGAGTTCCTCACAACTTGGTTGATCATATCGGCACTCGAGAAGTTGCACAACACAACATTGAAAAAGTTGGTTCATGGTTCTCTAACTTCTATATGAATGATGATCATCATATTTTCAGCAAGCAACCCAACAAAATTGGGATAAACAGGTTATCAGAGACGCACCATCAAAGGCAGCCATTGACGAGCACGCACCATCACCGAGCAATGTACCTCGTGAATAAGCATGGCTACCAACAAGAGCAGCTATGCAAATTTTATGCTCAAGGAAGATGCTATTATGGAGAAAACTGCAAATTTTTGCATGACCCAAGATAG
- the LOC110625860 gene encoding peroxisomal (S)-2-hydroxy-acid oxidase GLO4 isoform X2 yields MAAEPVNLNEFQIMAKKVLPKMYYDFYTGGAEDQYTLKENVEAFQRITFRPRVLVDVSRIELSTTILGHTISSPIMIAPTSMHKLAHPEGEIATATAAAACNTIMVLSFSATCSLEEVAASCNAVRFFQLYVYKRRSIAANLVQRAERNGYKAIILTVDCPRLGRREADIKNNMIVPQLKNLEGLLSTQVVSDKGSSLEAYANETFDASLCWKDVGWLKSITKLPIVVKGILTREDAMKAIEVGVEGIIVSNHGARQLDFTPATISALEEVVDAVKGKVPVLLDGGVRRGTDVFKALALGAQGVFVGRPAIYGLAVKGGQGVRQVIEMLKNELELTMALSGCPSLKDISRSHVRTERERLQSML; encoded by the exons ATGGCAGCTGAACCAGTTAACTTGAATGAATTCCAAATTATGGCTAAGAAAGTCCTGCCAAAAATGTACTATGACTTCTACACTGGAGGAGCAGAGGACCAGTATACACTGAAAGAGAATGTGGAAGCTTTTCAAAGAATCAC GTTTCGGCCTAGAGTTCTTGTGGATGTTAGCAGAATTGAATTGTCTACTACTATACTTGGTCACACTATATCATCACCTATAATGATAGCTCCAACCTCTATGCATAAGCTAGCTCACCCTGAAG gagAAATTGCTACTGCCACAGCAGCAGCTGCATGTAACACCATAATG GTTTTATCCTTCTCTGCTACATGCAGTCTGGAAGAGGTTGCTGCAAGCTGCAATGCTGTTCGGTTCTTTCAATTATAT GTGTATAAGAGACGCAGTATAGCTGCCAACTTAGTGCAGAGAGCTGAAAGGAATGGATACAAAGCTATTATCCTCACAGTTGATTGTCCGAGACTCGGTCGAAGAGAAGCAGACATAAAGAACAA CATGATTGTACCTCAGCTGAAGAATTTGGAGGGTCTTTTATCAACTCAAGTTGTATCT gacaAAGGTTCTAGCTTAGAAGCTTATGCGAATGAAACCTTTGATGCTTCTTTATGTTGGAAG GATGTAGGATGGTTAAAATCTATTACAAAATTGCCAATTGTGGTCAAGGGGATACTGACTCGTGAAGATG CCATGAAGGCCATAGAAGTAGGCGTCGAGGGAATTATTGTGTCCAATCATGGAGCTCGGCAGCTAGATTTTACTCCTGCCACTATTTCTGCACTGGAAGAG GTTGTTGATGCTGTTAAAGGGAAAGTTCCGGTCCTCCTTGACGGAGGAGTACGCCGGGGAACAGATGTTTTCAAGGCATTGGCACTCGGTGCACAAGGAGTCTTT GTTGGCAGGCCTGCTATCTACGGGCTGGCAGTGAAGGGAGGACAAGGAGTGAGACAGGTGATTGAAATGCTAAAGAATGAGCTTGAGCTCACCATGGCCCTTTCTGGCTGTCCTAGTCTCAAAGATATTAGCAGGAGCCATGTAAGGACTGAGCGTGAGAGGCTCCAATCGATGCTCTAG
- the LOC122725127 gene encoding peroxisomal (S)-2-hydroxy-acid oxidase GLO4-like has product MAKKVLPKMYYDFYTGGAEDEYKLKENVEAFQRFMTNKSFDASLSWKDVEWLKSITNLPTVVKGILIREDGQNRQLRGHINDIVQEALGPTK; this is encoded by the exons ATGGCTAAGAAAGTCCTGCCAAAAATGTACTATGACTTCTACACTGGAGGAGCCGAGGACGAGTATAAGCTGAAAGAGAATGTGGAAGCTTTTCAAAGATTCAT gacaAATAAGAGCTTTGATGCTTCTTTAAGTTGGAAG GATGTAGAATGGTTAAAATCTATTACAAACTTGCCAACTGTGGTCAAGGGGATACTGATTCGAGAAGATGGTCAAAACAGGCAGCTTCGAGGGCATATAAACGACATCGTACAGGAAGCACTTGGACCCACAAAATGA
- the LOC110625860 gene encoding peroxisomal (S)-2-hydroxy-acid oxidase GLO4 isoform X3 — protein MAAEPVNLNEFQIMAKKVLPKMYYDFYTGGAEDQYTLKENVEAFQRITFRPRVLVDVSRIELSTTILGHTISSPIMIAPTSMHKLAHPEGEIATATAAAACNTIMVLSFSATCSLEEVAASCNAVRFFQLYVYKRRSIAANLVQRAERNGYKAIILTVDCPRLGRREADIKNNMIVPQLKNLEGLLSTQVVSVSTIIEDKGSSLEAYANETFDASLCWKDVGWLKSITKLPIVVKGILTREDAMKAIEVGVEGIIVSNHGARQLDFTPATISALEEVVDAVKGKVPVLLDGGVRRGTDVFKALALGAQGVFVRLAGLLSTGWQ, from the exons ATGGCAGCTGAACCAGTTAACTTGAATGAATTCCAAATTATGGCTAAGAAAGTCCTGCCAAAAATGTACTATGACTTCTACACTGGAGGAGCAGAGGACCAGTATACACTGAAAGAGAATGTGGAAGCTTTTCAAAGAATCAC GTTTCGGCCTAGAGTTCTTGTGGATGTTAGCAGAATTGAATTGTCTACTACTATACTTGGTCACACTATATCATCACCTATAATGATAGCTCCAACCTCTATGCATAAGCTAGCTCACCCTGAAG gagAAATTGCTACTGCCACAGCAGCAGCTGCATGTAACACCATAATG GTTTTATCCTTCTCTGCTACATGCAGTCTGGAAGAGGTTGCTGCAAGCTGCAATGCTGTTCGGTTCTTTCAATTATAT GTGTATAAGAGACGCAGTATAGCTGCCAACTTAGTGCAGAGAGCTGAAAGGAATGGATACAAAGCTATTATCCTCACAGTTGATTGTCCGAGACTCGGTCGAAGAGAAGCAGACATAAAGAACAA CATGATTGTACCTCAGCTGAAGAATTTGGAGGGTCTTTTATCAACTCAAGTTGTATCTGTGAGTACAATAATTGAA gacaAAGGTTCTAGCTTAGAAGCTTATGCGAATGAAACCTTTGATGCTTCTTTATGTTGGAAG GATGTAGGATGGTTAAAATCTATTACAAAATTGCCAATTGTGGTCAAGGGGATACTGACTCGTGAAGATG CCATGAAGGCCATAGAAGTAGGCGTCGAGGGAATTATTGTGTCCAATCATGGAGCTCGGCAGCTAGATTTTACTCCTGCCACTATTTCTGCACTGGAAGAG GTTGTTGATGCTGTTAAAGGGAAAGTTCCGGTCCTCCTTGACGGAGGAGTACGCCGGGGAACAGATGTTTTCAAGGCATTGGCACTCGGTGCACAAGGAGTCTTTGTA AGGTTGGCAGGCCTGCTATCTACGGGCTGGCAGTGA